A stretch of the Flavobacterium aquiphilum genome encodes the following:
- a CDS encoding glycoside hydrolase family 2 protein, which yields MKKLLTALLLTSSVFGFAQNLISNVPNRNTTSLNGVWNYIVDPYQTGFYSFHLDQYDKQEKAPKSAFYSNYHAVNKQELVEYDFDKSPTINIPSDWNSQVPELKYYEGNVWFKKSFDYNLAAKKRLFIYLGAINYKADVYLNGKKLGTHEGGFTPFNYEITSVVKPKDNYLVIKVDNTRHKEDVPTVNTDWWNYGGITRDVTLIEEDASFVEDYNIQLKKGNKDLISGFIKVNNPDALQNVVTISIPELKINYKGKISADGILNFEIPVKKVSYWSPENPKLYDVTIDYNGQKLKDNIGFRTIETQEDKILLNGKPIFLRGISIHEENAKGGRANTEEDALRLLNWAKELGCNYVRLAHYPHNENIIREADKMGLMVWEEIPVYWTVEFTNQKTYQNAQDQLTAAITRDKNRACIIIWSIANETPVSDARNTFIKNLAAYTKSLDNTRLISAALLTHNGMIDDEIGKSLDIIAFNQYLGWYGGNLEDAEKMSWKTPYNKPVIVSEFGGGAKAGFHGEKNERWTEEYQEYLYIQNLKMIEKIPHLSGLSPWILVDFRSPKRLLPGIQDGYNRKGLISNDGQKKKAFYIMQDWYAKKKKEQ from the coding sequence ATGAAAAAACTATTAACCGCACTACTCCTAACATCTTCTGTTTTTGGATTTGCTCAAAATCTAATCTCAAATGTTCCAAATAGAAATACTACTTCTTTAAACGGTGTTTGGAATTATATCGTCGATCCTTATCAAACTGGGTTTTACAGCTTTCATCTAGATCAATATGACAAACAGGAAAAAGCACCAAAATCGGCATTCTACAGTAATTATCATGCTGTAAACAAGCAAGAATTGGTTGAATATGATTTTGACAAATCGCCAACAATCAATATTCCAAGCGATTGGAATTCACAAGTTCCTGAACTTAAATATTACGAAGGAAATGTTTGGTTCAAAAAATCTTTCGATTATAATTTGGCCGCTAAAAAACGTCTTTTTATCTATTTGGGCGCCATCAATTACAAAGCGGATGTTTATTTAAACGGAAAAAAACTGGGAACACATGAAGGCGGATTTACACCATTTAATTATGAAATAACTTCAGTTGTAAAACCAAAAGACAATTATTTGGTCATCAAAGTGGATAATACCCGTCACAAAGAAGATGTACCTACTGTAAATACTGACTGGTGGAATTATGGCGGAATCACCCGTGATGTGACTTTAATTGAAGAAGATGCTTCTTTTGTGGAAGATTATAATATTCAGCTTAAAAAAGGTAACAAAGATTTAATTTCAGGTTTTATCAAAGTCAATAATCCAGATGCTTTACAGAATGTGGTAACAATTTCTATCCCTGAATTAAAAATCAATTACAAAGGAAAAATTAGCGCCGACGGAATTTTAAATTTTGAAATTCCTGTCAAAAAAGTCTCTTATTGGTCACCGGAAAATCCAAAATTGTATGACGTAACTATTGATTATAATGGACAGAAACTTAAAGATAACATTGGTTTCAGAACGATTGAAACACAAGAAGACAAAATTTTATTAAACGGAAAACCAATCTTTTTGCGTGGTATTTCGATTCACGAAGAAAATGCTAAAGGTGGTAGAGCCAACACTGAAGAAGATGCTTTGCGCTTGTTAAACTGGGCAAAAGAGTTGGGTTGTAACTATGTTCGTCTGGCGCATTACCCACATAATGAAAACATCATCAGAGAAGCTGATAAAATGGGTTTAATGGTTTGGGAAGAAATTCCGGTTTACTGGACAGTGGAATTCACCAATCAAAAAACCTATCAAAATGCGCAAGATCAATTGACTGCCGCGATAACAAGAGACAAAAACAGAGCTTGTATCATTATTTGGTCTATCGCAAATGAAACTCCAGTTTCTGATGCCCGAAATACATTCATCAAGAATTTAGCCGCTTACACAAAGTCTCTTGATAATACAAGATTAATCAGTGCGGCTTTATTGACACATAATGGAATGATTGATGACGAAATTGGCAAATCTCTTGATATTATTGCTTTCAATCAATATTTAGGCTGGTACGGAGGAAACTTGGAAGATGCCGAAAAAATGTCTTGGAAAACGCCATACAACAAACCCGTAATTGTTTCTGAATTTGGAGGTGGTGCAAAAGCAGGTTTTCATGGAGAAAAAAACGAACGCTGGACTGAAGAATATCAGGAATATTTATACATTCAGAATTTAAAAATGATTGAAAAAATCCCTCACCTAAGCGGATTAAGTCCTTGGATTCTGGTTGATTTCAGGTCGCCAAAAAGATTACTTCCTGGCATTCAGGACGGATACAACCGAAAAGGACTTATATCAAATGATGGTCAAAAAAAGAAAGCTTTTTACATTATGCAGGATTGGTATGCAAAGAAGAAAAAAGAACAATAA
- a CDS encoding two-component regulator propeller domain-containing protein: MKYKIVFLILLFISGNLFSQDKYRLKNLSTADGLSQSSVIAIHQDKLGQMWFGTRDGLNKYDGSQFTIFRNDVSNKLSIGNNDILSIEEDNSGQLWVGTYNGLNCYDPVSNTFKRYLHAKNNHEITNNAIWCINEIGNEMWIGTSNGLTIYDKKTRKFTSIIHSDKDISSLPSNNIQSILKTKKRQIWLGTTNGLLLTIRKNGKFLFKNYPLNTTDILNVQAITEDRYNNLWIGTKNKGLLKFETSTNRFVSFLPDQKYKEISTEIRALKIDSQGNLWIGAYDGIYILGEDKSIQKINNSNGIDKVKSVYIDKKGSVWIGCYYKGINIWDPSNMNFSNYNQNSKKIPLSFDVVSSIIADKNHNIYFGTEGGGITVYNKNTEAISYVNSKSGQTTKNDIKSMCLANNILWIGTFSKGLSAYNTTTKRIEDNRIAPELNNLLKETGVYSIKTEGNNILWIGTFSKGLIWYDTVSKAFQIIGNNNTEASFMTNNMIRTILVDKQKRLWIGAQNGLNLISLQNFTPNKYTIKHYFFDDSALTGYDILTLFQDSQNKIWVGTKSKGLYYFDGKKFNRINLKTGNTDITSIHSILEDDAKNLWISTNQGIIKYSTSKKTIMAYDQKDGLASNEFNNNSALKLDSNKFYFGSPSGVTYFNAKKISLNQYAPQVLITNLKIKNETISANDTTEILKKSIGYTKSITLDYDKANFSIDFAIPNYIRSKSNQYSYRLIGLDNNWTTTKNTEAIFTIQNAGTYVFEVRGANNDGVWNKVPTTLTVIVKPAPWRSIWAFLLYALIIGSGIYGLIWIMKSKAALKQKLELEYLETQRIEENNKLKLDFFTNISHEFRTPLTLILGPLQQILADYNGTNEMYKKLLVVEGSANHLLSLINRLMDFRKLENHQVKLESANGNIVKFTKEIFLSFIEYAKDGGYTYTFESSEDEIMVYFDRYKLERVFYNLISNAFRYTPKGGHINLKISHDDENLFIAVEDSGVGIAPEHIDKIFDLFFEVPMHNNVQKNYNKGTGIGLSIVKNIVELHKGTIEVINKKTEGVIFKVALPLGREHLLDAEIIPDFKISDDVAQYIAQLETPEITEHEDIEDFVVNEEKQTILLVEDHKVLRTFMKNLLKKEYNIIEAENGKIALEKALKFVPNLIISDVIMPEMVGTELCSKIKENIKTSHIPVILLTSRSSLVYKFEGLESGADDYISKPFNLTEFKLRIKNLLNSTERLKNKFSSEENFIPSEITVSSLDEELLRKAFKIVEENISNEQFDIPHFCSELGVSRTMLFLKIKAWTNCTPNEFINEIRLKRAAQLLEQNKLTVAEVSYKVGFNNPKYFSKCFQKKYGETPSQFADKFFKSSNVF; the protein is encoded by the coding sequence ATGAAATACAAAATAGTTTTTCTGATTCTGCTTTTTATTTCAGGGAATCTTTTTTCCCAAGATAAATATCGCCTAAAAAATCTCTCTACCGCAGACGGGCTTTCTCAGAGCTCTGTTATTGCCATACATCAGGATAAATTGGGACAAATGTGGTTTGGTACACGCGACGGTCTTAATAAATATGATGGCAGTCAATTTACGATTTTTAGAAATGATGTTTCTAATAAATTGTCTATCGGCAACAATGATATTTTATCGATTGAAGAAGACAATTCAGGACAGCTATGGGTTGGAACATATAACGGACTTAATTGTTATGACCCTGTCAGCAATACATTTAAAAGATATTTGCATGCTAAAAACAACCATGAAATAACTAATAATGCCATTTGGTGTATTAATGAAATTGGTAATGAAATGTGGATTGGAACTTCTAATGGTTTAACTATTTACGATAAGAAAACGAGAAAGTTCACTTCGATAATTCATTCCGATAAAGATATTTCAAGTTTACCAAGCAACAATATTCAAAGTATTTTAAAAACCAAAAAAAGGCAAATCTGGCTTGGGACTACTAATGGTTTATTACTTACTATTAGAAAAAATGGAAAATTCTTGTTTAAAAATTATCCATTAAATACTACTGATATCCTAAATGTACAGGCTATTACTGAAGATCGTTATAACAATTTATGGATAGGTACAAAAAACAAAGGACTGTTAAAATTTGAAACATCAACCAACAGATTTGTATCTTTTCTGCCCGATCAAAAATACAAAGAAATCAGTACCGAAATCCGTGCTTTGAAGATTGACAGTCAAGGCAATCTGTGGATTGGAGCTTATGATGGTATTTATATTTTAGGAGAAGACAAAAGCATTCAAAAAATAAACAATAGCAACGGAATCGACAAAGTAAAATCAGTTTATATTGATAAAAAAGGATCTGTTTGGATTGGATGTTATTATAAAGGCATAAATATCTGGGATCCCTCGAATATGAATTTTTCGAACTACAACCAAAACTCCAAAAAGATTCCTTTGAGTTTTGACGTAGTGAGTTCAATAATTGCTGATAAAAACCATAATATTTATTTTGGAACCGAAGGAGGAGGTATCACCGTTTACAATAAAAATACCGAAGCCATAAGTTACGTTAACAGCAAAAGTGGGCAAACAACCAAAAATGATATTAAATCAATGTGCCTTGCAAACAATATTTTATGGATTGGGACATTTTCAAAAGGTTTATCAGCCTACAATACAACTACAAAAAGAATAGAAGACAACCGAATTGCACCTGAACTAAATAATTTATTGAAAGAAACCGGTGTTTATTCCATCAAAACAGAAGGGAATAACATATTATGGATTGGAACTTTTAGTAAAGGATTAATTTGGTACGACACTGTTTCCAAAGCATTTCAAATTATTGGTAATAATAATACTGAAGCCAGTTTTATGACCAATAATATGATTCGAACAATTTTGGTTGATAAGCAAAAAAGGCTTTGGATAGGCGCACAAAATGGGTTAAACCTCATTTCATTGCAAAATTTTACTCCCAATAAATATACGATAAAACATTACTTTTTTGATGATTCGGCTTTAACAGGCTATGATATATTGACTTTATTTCAGGACAGTCAGAATAAGATATGGGTTGGAACAAAATCAAAAGGACTGTATTATTTTGATGGAAAAAAATTCAACAGAATAAATCTAAAAACAGGAAATACTGATATTACTTCGATTCATTCCATACTTGAAGATGACGCTAAAAACTTGTGGATTAGCACCAATCAGGGTATCATAAAATACAGCACTTCCAAAAAAACGATTATGGCATATGACCAAAAAGACGGTTTAGCCAGTAATGAATTCAATAATAATTCGGCTTTAAAACTGGATTCGAATAAATTTTATTTCGGAAGCCCGTCTGGAGTAACTTATTTTAATGCGAAGAAAATTTCTCTTAATCAATATGCTCCGCAGGTTTTAATTACCAATTTGAAAATTAAAAATGAAACTATCAGCGCAAATGATACTACCGAAATTCTGAAAAAAAGTATTGGATATACCAAATCTATTACTCTGGATTATGACAAAGCCAATTTTTCGATTGATTTTGCAATTCCAAATTACATTCGGTCAAAAAGCAATCAATACAGTTATCGTTTGATTGGTCTTGATAATAACTGGACGACAACCAAAAATACAGAAGCCATTTTTACCATTCAAAATGCGGGAACCTATGTATTTGAAGTACGTGGCGCAAATAACGATGGTGTTTGGAATAAAGTCCCAACTACTTTAACTGTAATTGTAAAACCTGCACCATGGCGCAGTATCTGGGCATTTTTACTTTATGCTTTAATAATTGGCTCCGGAATATACGGTTTGATCTGGATTATGAAATCGAAAGCTGCACTGAAACAAAAATTGGAATTAGAATATCTGGAAACCCAGCGAATCGAGGAAAACAACAAATTAAAACTGGACTTTTTTACCAATATTTCGCATGAATTCAGGACTCCCCTGACCTTGATTTTAGGGCCTTTACAACAAATTTTAGCCGATTATAACGGAACTAATGAAATGTATAAAAAACTCTTGGTTGTTGAAGGAAGCGCCAATCATTTGTTAAGCCTCATCAATCGTTTAATGGATTTTAGAAAACTCGAAAATCATCAGGTCAAATTAGAATCAGCCAACGGGAATATTGTGAAATTTACCAAAGAAATCTTTTTGTCCTTTATAGAATATGCCAAAGATGGGGGGTACACTTATACTTTTGAATCATCGGAAGATGAAATAATGGTCTATTTTGACCGCTATAAACTAGAGCGTGTTTTTTATAATTTGATTTCAAATGCATTTAGATATACTCCAAAAGGCGGCCATATCAATTTAAAAATATCCCATGACGATGAAAACCTTTTCATCGCTGTTGAAGATTCCGGTGTTGGAATCGCCCCGGAACATATTGATAAAATTTTCGATTTATTTTTTGAAGTCCCAATGCACAATAACGTTCAAAAAAACTATAACAAAGGAACAGGAATTGGTTTATCTATTGTAAAAAATATAGTAGAACTTCATAAAGGAACTATCGAAGTCATCAATAAAAAAACCGAAGGAGTTATTTTTAAAGTCGCACTACCATTGGGCAGAGAACATCTTTTGGACGCTGAAATTATTCCCGATTTTAAAATTAGTGATGACGTTGCACAATATATCGCACAGCTGGAAACTCCGGAAATAACAGAGCACGAAGACATTGAAGATTTTGTTGTAAACGAAGAAAAACAAACCATTCTATTGGTTGAAGATCATAAAGTCTTACGCACGTTCATGAAAAATTTACTCAAAAAAGAGTACAATATTATTGAAGCTGAAAATGGTAAAATAGCCTTAGAAAAAGCTTTAAAATTTGTTCCAAATTTAATCATCAGCGATGTTATTATGCCTGAAATGGTGGGAACTGAACTTTGTTCCAAAATAAAAGAAAATATCAAAACCAGTCATATCCCTGTTATTTTACTGACATCAAGATCATCGTTAGTTTATAAATTCGAAGGTTTAGAAAGCGGTGCCGATGATTATATCAGTAAACCTTTCAATCTAACCGAATTCAAACTGCGTATTAAAAACCTGTTGAACTCAACCGAAAGGCTGAAAAACAAATTTTCAAGCGAGGAAAATTTTATTCCGTCAGAAATAACAGTTTCATCACTGGATGAAGAATTATTGAGAAAAGCATTCAAAATTGTCGAGGAAAATATTTCAAACGAACAATTTGATATACCTCATTTCTGCTCAGAATTGGGAGTCAGCAGAACGATGTTATTCTTAAAAATAAAAGCATGGACTAATTGTACGCCAAATGAATTCATCAATGAAATACGATTAAAACGTGCTGCGCAATTATTGGAACAAAACAAATTAACCGTAGCGGAAGTAAGCTATAAAGTTGGTTTCAACAATCCGAAATACTTCAGCAAATGTTTCCAAAAAAAATATGGAGAAACTCCATCGCAATTCGCCGATAAATTCTTCAAATCTTCTAATGTTTTTTAA
- a CDS encoding glycoside hydrolase family 88 protein → MNKVNFISVVLGFASLATACRSGINSPNHTASAENNLLETRYKMLLDYPVDSMSMPRSMTIKTNTIKKVSSRDWTSGFFAGNLWQLYQLTGDSKYKELAQKWTSFSKKESLNNDSHDVGFKVYCSFGEALKVENKKEYKDVVIKGAETLSKRFNPTVGAIRSWDFNKNVWDYPVIIDNMMNLELLFEATKLSGNPKYRDIAIQHANATLNNQFREDNSCYHVIDYDPNTGNVRKKTTLQGYNDDSVWARGQAWAVYGFTMSYRYTKDAAYLKQAEATAMFFMTNKNLPEDGIPYWDLKDPSIPNSARDVSAAMIMASALYELYGYTKNESYLAFANKVMASVQSDKYILDSKIKAPFVLDHSTGNWPKHDEIDEPIIYADYYFLEALLRKKAL, encoded by the coding sequence ATGAATAAAGTTAATTTCATTTCTGTAGTTCTTGGGTTTGCATCGCTGGCAACAGCGTGCAGATCCGGAATTAATTCTCCAAACCACACAGCTTCGGCAGAAAATAATCTTCTGGAAACCCGTTACAAAATGTTACTTGATTACCCTGTTGATTCGATGTCGATGCCCAGAAGTATGACTATTAAAACCAATACTATCAAAAAAGTATCCTCAAGAGACTGGACGAGTGGTTTTTTTGCCGGAAACCTTTGGCAGTTGTACCAGCTTACAGGCGATTCCAAATACAAAGAACTAGCTCAAAAATGGACCTCTTTCAGTAAAAAAGAAAGCCTTAATAATGATTCACATGATGTAGGTTTTAAAGTGTATTGCAGTTTTGGAGAAGCGCTAAAAGTGGAAAACAAGAAAGAATACAAAGACGTGGTTATTAAAGGTGCCGAAACTTTATCCAAAAGATTTAATCCAACAGTAGGTGCCATTCGTTCCTGGGATTTCAATAAAAATGTTTGGGACTATCCCGTAATTATTGACAATATGATGAATCTGGAACTTCTTTTTGAAGCTACAAAATTATCAGGAAATCCAAAATATCGTGACATAGCGATTCAACATGCTAATGCGACTTTAAATAATCAATTTAGAGAGGACAATAGTTGCTACCACGTTATTGATTACGATCCAAATACTGGCAATGTCAGAAAGAAAACGACGTTGCAGGGATACAATGATGATTCGGTTTGGGCACGCGGTCAAGCTTGGGCAGTTTACGGTTTTACCATGTCCTACAGATATACAAAAGATGCAGCTTATTTAAAACAAGCCGAAGCTACAGCAATGTTTTTTATGACAAATAAAAATCTGCCTGAGGATGGAATTCCGTATTGGGATTTAAAAGATCCAAGTATTCCAAATTCGGCCAGAGATGTTTCTGCTGCAATGATTATGGCATCCGCTTTATACGAATTATACGGTTATACCAAAAATGAAAGTTATTTGGCCTTTGCCAATAAAGTAATGGCATCTGTACAATCAGATAAGTATATTTTAGATTCAAAAATTAAGGCGCCTTTTGTACTCGATCACAGCACAGGAAACTGGCCAAAACACGATGAAATTGACGAACCAATAATCTATGCTGATTACTATTTCCTTGAAGCGTTGCTAAGAAAGAAAGCCTTATAA
- a CDS encoding DUF4955 domain-containing protein, producing the protein MIRQTFFICCCLFANGITIAQELPKIITSPKTNYLPDFSFAGYHNGEANLPEFQGKIINATDFGVKANDALDDSKALLKALKAANAVDGNVILQLPAGRIILSDILYIERNNFVLRGAGSDKNGTEIYFPRPMMYLKDPESHAELREYLTSLDKRQREPENNIDIPFSQYSWSGGFIWTQIPDKRVKSYLDKYEPETNPLAKVSSGKMGEHVLTVSAVNGLKVGNIVELQLFNKDGENGEIIKDLYQNANIKPGSHHWKYPNLPIVRQQVEIVKISGSKITIKTPLIISIKPSYHAQLVEWKHLSEVGIEHIRFIFPDIPRIAHHVEPGNNAIFLTRLFNSWVKDVVVTNADSSILTEEIANVTIQDITTEGTHMAHYTVTLGGVHDVLVKNLKIYNKAVHALSFNTFATKNVYQNCEIFADPVLDQHSGANHQNLFDNITVHLATDKNNSYALFGGGGAEYWKPSHGPFSTFWNLNVQVENPDQTKPVLLYGMKDGVLARIVGLHGNTKFELKYDTNPYIEFLNIPIEKIPSLYDYQLQKRLK; encoded by the coding sequence ATGATTCGTCAAACCTTTTTCATCTGTTGCTGCCTCTTTGCAAACGGCATTACAATTGCTCAGGAATTACCAAAGATTATTACCTCTCCAAAAACCAATTATCTTCCAGATTTTAGTTTTGCCGGTTATCATAATGGAGAAGCTAATCTTCCTGAATTTCAAGGAAAAATTATCAATGCAACCGATTTTGGCGTGAAAGCAAATGATGCCCTGGATGATTCAAAAGCTTTATTAAAGGCTTTAAAAGCAGCAAACGCAGTTGATGGAAATGTGATTTTACAATTACCTGCTGGCCGAATTATTCTGAGCGACATTTTATATATTGAAAGAAACAACTTTGTACTTCGCGGCGCTGGATCAGACAAAAATGGTACAGAAATTTACTTTCCAAGACCAATGATGTATCTCAAAGATCCTGAATCACACGCTGAACTCCGTGAATATCTAACCTCTCTTGACAAAAGACAGCGCGAGCCTGAAAATAATATCGATATCCCTTTTTCACAATATTCCTGGTCCGGCGGTTTTATCTGGACTCAAATTCCGGATAAACGTGTAAAATCGTATTTGGATAAATATGAACCGGAAACAAATCCTTTGGCAAAAGTCAGTTCCGGGAAAATGGGCGAACATGTTTTAACTGTTTCTGCTGTAAATGGATTAAAAGTTGGAAATATTGTTGAATTGCAATTGTTTAATAAGGATGGTGAAAATGGCGAAATCATAAAAGATTTATACCAAAATGCCAATATAAAACCTGGTTCGCATCATTGGAAATACCCAAACCTTCCTATCGTAAGGCAACAGGTTGAAATCGTAAAGATTTCTGGTTCAAAAATCACAATAAAAACACCTTTAATTATTTCGATCAAACCTAGCTATCATGCACAATTAGTAGAATGGAAACATTTAAGCGAAGTTGGAATCGAACATATTCGATTTATTTTTCCTGATATTCCAAGAATAGCGCATCATGTAGAACCGGGAAATAACGCTATCTTTTTAACACGTCTTTTTAACAGTTGGGTAAAAGACGTTGTCGTTACAAATGCTGACAGTAGTATTTTGACCGAAGAAATTGCAAATGTCACTATCCAAGATATTACTACTGAAGGAACACATATGGCGCATTATACTGTGACTTTGGGGGGAGTTCATGATGTTTTGGTTAAAAATCTTAAGATTTACAACAAAGCTGTTCATGCTTTAAGTTTCAATACCTTTGCAACAAAAAACGTTTATCAAAACTGCGAAATATTTGCTGATCCGGTCTTAGATCAACATTCTGGAGCTAATCATCAAAATCTATTCGACAATATCACCGTTCATTTAGCAACAGACAAAAATAACAGTTACGCCTTGTTTGGTGGAGGCGGTGCCGAGTATTGGAAACCCTCACATGGACCTTTCAGTACGTTTTGGAATCTGAATGTTCAGGTCGAAAATCCGGATCAAACAAAACCGGTTTTACTGTACGGAATGAAAGATGGTGTTCTTGCCAGAATAGTTGGTTTGCACGGAAACACTAAATTTGAACTGAAATACGACACAAATCCTTATATTGAATTTTTAAACATACCAATAGAAAAAATTCCGTCACTGTATGATTATCAATTACAAAAGCGATTAAAATAG
- a CDS encoding glycoside hydrolase family 2 protein has translation MNINNDWLYLENHTSNLSEAQKNSNWVSLNLPHTWNAEDATDLSPGYRRDASWYQKKLNIPQIDKNRRYSLYFEGSNITTKVYVNGKEAGSHIGGYIGFTIDITNFIKEGNNDIFVRVDNSYDIEIIPSQKSDFFIYGGITRDVWLVSKYKNHIEDVKITTPHVSAKNASVQIISSIVNAENSKDLSLTLTLKNPKGKKIVSKTIPVSDKTSTITFENIKNPELWDTENPNLYTLTVLLSEKKQIKDSINEKIGFRWFEFKDHGPFYLNGKRLLIRGTHRHEEQAGVGAAMSNAQHRADMESIKKMGANFVRLAHYPQDPEIYKACDELGILVWDELPWCRGGIGDELWQTNAKNMLNEMINQNFNHPSIIIWSLGNEINWLPDFPDGDNAERTNIFLTELNTIAHKLDPSRKTAIRKYYEGSHIVDVFSPSIWSGWYSGSYKSYQKAIDVYKKEYKHFIHAEYGGDSHVGRHSENPITGESLIKSDGWEEPIVQTKITNIAQIGDWSENYIVDLFDWHLHISENDPTFVGNIQWAFKDFATPLRPEDDIPYMNQKGLVDRNGNPKDAYYVFKSYWSNEPFTYIESHTWTERQGPENTPRTISVFSNCEKVTLYHDGKSLGEKQRNLSLYPANGLTWDVNFKKGDNILISIGKNKDGKTVSDTLKVNYRFVKNDAAVSLQLSSEKLKNGNYLVTAIAIDNNNLRCLDYEQSVYFQCLKGGKTLKNQGTPTGSESIKMANGKASIEVIPDGSNNPIEMTALNQSFKGEYLKIPVTDNLTKSISQKN, from the coding sequence ATGAACATTAATAACGATTGGCTTTATCTTGAAAACCATACATCAAATCTAAGCGAGGCTCAAAAAAACTCAAACTGGGTCTCTTTAAACTTACCACACACTTGGAATGCCGAAGATGCCACCGATTTAAGCCCCGGATACAGGCGCGATGCAAGTTGGTATCAAAAAAAACTAAATATTCCACAAATTGATAAAAACAGGCGTTACTCTTTATATTTTGAAGGATCAAACATTACGACCAAAGTATATGTAAACGGTAAAGAAGCCGGTTCGCATATTGGCGGATATATTGGTTTTACAATCGACATTACTAATTTTATCAAAGAAGGAAACAACGACATTTTTGTTCGGGTTGATAATAGTTATGATATTGAAATTATTCCGTCTCAAAAAAGCGATTTCTTTATTTACGGAGGAATTACTCGTGATGTTTGGTTAGTATCCAAATACAAAAATCATATTGAGGATGTAAAAATTACAACTCCTCATGTTTCGGCTAAAAATGCTTCGGTACAAATTATTTCTTCAATAGTGAATGCTGAAAATTCAAAAGATTTATCGTTAACCCTAACTTTAAAAAATCCGAAAGGAAAAAAAATAGTCAGCAAAACTATTCCGGTTTCAGATAAAACTTCGACGATCACTTTTGAAAATATCAAAAACCCTGAACTTTGGGATACCGAAAATCCGAATCTATATACACTAACGGTTTTGTTATCAGAAAAAAAACAAATCAAAGATTCTATTAATGAAAAAATAGGTTTTAGATGGTTTGAGTTTAAAGATCACGGACCATTTTACCTTAACGGAAAACGTCTGCTTATTCGTGGTACACACCGTCATGAAGAACAAGCAGGAGTTGGTGCTGCAATGAGCAATGCACAGCATCGCGCCGATATGGAATCGATCAAAAAAATGGGGGCAAATTTTGTTCGTTTAGCTCATTACCCACAAGACCCTGAAATTTATAAAGCTTGTGATGAACTGGGTATATTGGTTTGGGATGAATTGCCTTGGTGTCGTGGAGGCATTGGAGATGAACTTTGGCAGACCAATGCTAAAAATATGCTGAACGAGATGATTAATCAGAATTTCAACCATCCGAGCATTATTATTTGGTCACTAGGAAATGAAATCAACTGGCTTCCCGATTTTCCTGACGGCGACAATGCCGAAAGAACAAATATCTTTTTAACCGAATTAAATACTATTGCGCACAAACTGGATCCGAGCAGAAAAACGGCTATCAGAAAATATTATGAAGGCTCACATATTGTAGATGTCTTCTCCCCTTCTATTTGGTCTGGCTGGTATTCCGGAAGTTATAAAAGCTATCAAAAAGCAATTGATGTTTATAAAAAAGAATACAAACATTTTATCCACGCTGAATATGGCGGAGACAGTCATGTTGGCCGTCACAGTGAAAACCCCATTACAGGTGAAAGCCTGATAAAATCGGATGGTTGGGAAGAACCAATTGTCCAAACGAAAATTACCAATATTGCCCAGATTGGGGATTGGAGCGAAAATTACATTGTTGATTTGTTTGATTGGCACTTGCATATATCCGAGAATGACCCAACTTTTGTAGGTAACATACAATGGGCATTTAAGGATTTTGCAACGCCGTTACGGCCAGAAGACGATATTCCGTATATGAATCAAAAAGGATTGGTTGATCGAAACGGAAATCCCAAAGATGCTTATTATGTTTTTAAAAGCTATTGGAGTAATGAACCTTTTACTTATATAGAATCACATACATGGACAGAACGCCAGGGACCAGAAAACACACCTAGGACAATCAGTGTTTTCAGTAATTGCGAAAAAGTCACTTTGTATCATGATGGAAAATCCCTCGGAGAAAAACAACGAAATCTATCCCTATATCCTGCAAATGGTTTAACTTGGGATGTAAATTTTAAAAAGGGAGATAATATTTTAATTTCCATAGGCAAAAACAAAGATGGAAAAACGGTTTCTGACACACTAAAAGTCAATTATCGATTTGTAAAAAATGATGCCGCTGTGTCGTTGCAATTATCTTCGGAAAAATTAAAAAATGGTAATTATCTGGTAACAGCAATTGCAATTGACAATAATAACTTACGCTGTTTGGATTATGAACAAAGTGTTTATTTTCAATGCTTAAAAGGCGGTAAAACCTTAAAAAATCAAGGAACACCAACCGGAAGCGAATCCATCAAAATGGCAAACGGAAAAGCTTCTATTGAAGTTATTCCAGATGGATCAAACAATCCGATTGAGATGACGGCACTGAACCAAAGTTTTAAAGGGGAATATTTAAAAATACCGGTAACCGATAATCTCACAAAGTCAATTTCGCAAAAAAATTAA